Proteins encoded by one window of Proteiniborus sp. DW1:
- a CDS encoding Na/Pi symporter, whose amino-acid sequence MLENIYFVSLLGIIGGLTLFLSGIRQMSKSFEGIISHKIRNGIDRFTSSKLRGVSIGIIATVLLHSSSAATIIIISLVHGNLLSIYNAIPIIMGTNIGTTFTAQLLAFEIKNLSIYLFLIGIFLMIILRSKKHHIIWKTILGLALIFAGMDVITYSISRIKSTKFFFNLIKYLSKSKGMSIFAGFILTAIIQSSTTGITILQVMTSSNIININTAIPIILGQNIGTCVDTLIGSLAINRFGKQAALIHVLFNVFGVIIFYFIIDYFCAFVVYLSPDNPARQIANAHTIFNVVTTIILLPFSSVLLYISQKIIKEK is encoded by the coding sequence TTGCTAGAAAATATTTATTTTGTTTCATTATTAGGCATTATTGGTGGACTCACTTTATTTTTATCCGGCATAAGACAAATGTCAAAATCCTTTGAAGGAATAATATCTCACAAGATAAGAAATGGAATCGATAGGTTTACCTCCAGTAAATTAAGAGGAGTCTCAATAGGCATTATAGCAACTGTACTTCTTCATAGTAGTAGTGCTGCTACTATTATTATAATAAGCCTAGTACATGGAAATTTATTAAGCATTTATAATGCTATTCCAATAATCATGGGGACAAATATCGGAACTACATTTACTGCTCAATTATTAGCCTTTGAGATTAAAAACCTTTCAATATATCTTTTTTTAATAGGAATATTTTTAATGATAATTTTGAGAAGTAAAAAGCATCATATTATATGGAAAACCATACTAGGTCTTGCTTTAATCTTTGCTGGTATGGATGTAATCACTTATTCTATATCTAGAATCAAGTCAACTAAATTTTTTTTCAACTTAATAAAATATCTTAGCAAAAGTAAAGGCATGTCAATATTTGCTGGCTTTATACTGACTGCCATTATTCAAAGCAGTACCACAGGCATAACAATACTTCAAGTCATGACTTCTAGTAACATTATAAACATTAACACGGCTATTCCAATTATTTTAGGTCAAAATATCGGTACTTGTGTAGATACTCTTATTGGAAGCCTTGCGATAAATAGGTTCGGTAAACAAGCAGCTTTAATACATGTGCTATTTAATGTTTTTGGAGTTATTATTTTTTACTTTATAATTGATTATTTTTGCGCTTTTGTAGTATATTTATCTCCTGATAATCCAGCCAGACAAATAGCTAATGCTC
- a CDS encoding small, acid-soluble spore protein, alpha/beta type, with the protein MKNKNISPNARQAFQSFKEEMAKDMEIDLKDREDHITKMMENENTDKYTHLGRS; encoded by the coding sequence ATGAAAAATAAAAATATTTCTCCTAATGCAAGGCAAGCTTTTCAAAGCTTTAAAGAAGAAATGGCAAAAGATATGGAGATTGATTTAAAAGACAGAGAAGATCATATTACAAAAATGATGGAAAACGAAAATACAGATAAGTATACTCATTTAGGGAGATCATAG
- a CDS encoding single-stranded DNA-binding protein has protein sequence MADKVIDTNSITVVGKILNEKEFSHEMYGEGFYTFDLEVPRLSDYSDVLPITISERLLVNMEIKPGENLVVEGQLRSYNRYVDGSNKLVLTVFARDASVPETEEELNELLKRPNEIYLDGYICKTPVYRTTPFGREITDLLIAVNRPYNKSDYIPCIAWGRNARFCEKLQIGDHIRLWGRIQSREYQKRTSEGEVLNKVAFEVSISKLEFVKEDNNRDGKKQDL, from the coding sequence ATGGCAGACAAGGTGATTGATACTAATTCAATAACCGTAGTAGGCAAGATACTCAATGAAAAGGAGTTTAGTCACGAAATGTATGGAGAGGGTTTTTATACTTTTGATTTAGAAGTTCCTAGATTAAGTGACTATTCTGATGTGTTACCAATTACAATCTCTGAAAGGCTTTTAGTTAATATGGAAATTAAGCCAGGGGAAAATCTAGTAGTAGAGGGGCAGCTAAGGTCATATAACAGATATGTAGATGGGAGCAACAAATTAGTTCTAACAGTATTTGCAAGAGATGCAAGTGTTCCTGAAACTGAGGAAGAGCTTAATGAATTACTAAAAAGACCAAATGAAATCTATCTTGATGGCTACATATGTAAAACACCTGTTTACAGGACAACTCCATTTGGAAGAGAGATAACAGACTTATTAATAGCAGTGAACAGGCCTTATAACAAATCTGACTACATACCTTGTATCGCCTGGGGAAGAAATGCTAGATTCTGCGAAAAGCTTCAAATCGGTGATCACATAAGACTATGGGGAAGAATTCAAAGTCGTGAATATCAAAAGAGAACAAGTGAAGGAGAAGTCTTGAACAAAGTGGCATTTGAGGTATCAATATCAAAGCTTGAATTTGTAAAAGAAGATAATAATAGAGATGGAAAAAAACAAGACCTTTAA
- a CDS encoding pyridoxamine 5'-phosphate oxidase family protein — protein sequence MDKRLSVSELKQEIKSFLNENSLGSLATCGNNIPRCSPVQYFTGKDMELYVISSGGEKFNNIQENPNVCLLVNTEYVDYKKIKGVQVFGKAYTSLKHTYLIDEAKKYAPYEKMLAIEKDWINIIKIVPDEIVYLDALNGDRTKQVYKNDHVIEIQDRELSIH from the coding sequence TTGGATAAGAGACTTAGTGTTTCAGAATTAAAGCAAGAAATAAAAAGTTTTTTAAACGAAAATAGCTTAGGTTCACTGGCTACATGTGGTAACAATATTCCAAGATGCAGTCCAGTACAATATTTTACAGGTAAGGATATGGAACTATATGTAATTTCATCTGGAGGAGAAAAATTTAATAATATTCAAGAAAATCCTAATGTATGCTTGTTAGTAAATACAGAATATGTAGATTATAAGAAAATAAAAGGAGTACAGGTATTTGGTAAGGCTTACACAAGTTTGAAGCATACTTATCTTATAGATGAGGCAAAAAAATATGCACCTTATGAGAAGATGCTAGCAATAGAAAAGGATTGGATAAATATAATTAAAATAGTGCCAGATGAGATAGTGTATTTGGATGCATTAAATGGTGACAGAACTAAACAAGTTTATAAAAATGATCATGTTATTGAAATACAGGATAGAGAATTATCTATTCATTAA
- a CDS encoding polysaccharide deacetylase family protein, producing the protein MKVYIFNKKVAIRLTAVLLLVVVSIMFTEVIKEDGIRSVFAPTKELPIYCVDTPDKKIAISFDAAWGTDFTYDILDTLDKYNVKTTFFLVDFWVKKHPDVVKEIDRRGHEIGNHSTNHPYMSKLDEIQIIKELKTTEDSIKEITGKRTTLFRPPFGDYNDRLIRVCRDNGYYVIQWDVDSLDWKEYGVQPVVDRVTRNVKNGSIVLFHNNAKYVSEFLPIILEKLQAEGYEIVPISELIYKDNFYMDNTGKQIKK; encoded by the coding sequence ATGAAAGTCTATATATTCAATAAAAAGGTTGCTATAAGATTAACAGCTGTACTATTACTTGTAGTAGTTTCAATAATGTTTACTGAAGTCATAAAAGAAGACGGGATAAGGAGTGTTTTTGCACCTACTAAAGAACTACCAATATACTGTGTTGATACTCCTGATAAAAAGATTGCTATTAGTTTTGATGCTGCATGGGGAACGGATTTTACATATGATATATTAGATACTCTAGATAAGTATAATGTAAAGACCACCTTTTTTTTAGTAGATTTTTGGGTCAAAAAACATCCTGACGTAGTAAAGGAAATTGATAGAAGAGGCCATGAAATTGGGAATCATTCAACTAATCATCCATATATGTCAAAGCTAGATGAAATTCAAATAATTAAAGAACTGAAAACAACAGAAGATAGTATAAAAGAGATTACTGGTAAAAGAACTACATTGTTCAGGCCACCATTTGGTGACTACAATGATAGGTTAATAAGAGTTTGTAGAGATAATGGATATTATGTAATACAATGGGACGTAGACTCACTAGATTGGAAAGAATATGGTGTGCAGCCAGTAGTTGATAGGGTCACTAGGAATGTAAAAAATGGTTCAATAGTTCTCTTTCATAATAATGCTAAATATGTATCTGAATTTTTACCAATTATTTTAGAAAAATTACAGGCTGAGGGCTATGAAATAGTCCCTATATCAGAACTGATATATAAGGATAACTTTTATATGGATAATACTGGGAAGCAAATCAAAAAGTAA
- a CDS encoding UDP-N-acetylmuramoyl-L-alanyl-D-glutamate--2,6-diaminopimelate ligase, with protein sequence MMKIDGVDITGVTCDSSKVKKGFAFVAIKGIRKDGNQYINDVIKRGASIIYTEDDIKSDLIPVIKVQNSRKKLAELLDMYYDYPSKKLILVGITGTNGKTTTSYILDHILKSTGIKTGVIGTLGIKIGERHIPTNLTTPEPEVLFYQLKEMVKEDVQVAIIEVSSHGLKLERVYGLDFDMAIHTNIGYDHVNFHKTKTDYIKSKKILFDSLKKNGISIINIDDKDGLKLIEGNTNTLVVSYGLNPKSSITASSLMFQDTISFNLCIQRGLTSLNSLEVEPMEIPISMKLLGRHNVYNSLAAICGALCIGIEPHVIAKLLSNFTGVDRRLSLIYNKDYLIIDDFCHNPQGYEVIFETIQSLNFNRLIIVNSIRGNRGVQINRKNAKVLGSWCNTMNNMRLILTLSKDTTGVADKVKKSEVLAYRSILDNIGVEYTINDNLKDALIEALKIAEKNDLILLLGAQGMDQGKEIIKNILGI encoded by the coding sequence ATGATGAAAATAGATGGAGTAGATATTACAGGTGTTACATGTGATTCTAGTAAAGTAAAAAAGGGTTTTGCATTTGTTGCAATAAAGGGAATAAGAAAGGATGGTAATCAATATATAAATGATGTTATAAAAAGAGGAGCAAGTATTATTTATACTGAAGATGATATCAAAAGTGATCTTATACCTGTAATTAAAGTACAAAATTCAAGAAAGAAATTAGCTGAGCTTTTAGATATGTACTATGATTATCCATCCAAAAAGCTAATATTGGTTGGTATAACTGGCACAAATGGCAAAACTACTACATCTTATATTTTGGATCATATACTCAAAAGTACAGGCATTAAAACAGGAGTTATAGGCACTCTAGGTATAAAAATTGGAGAAAGGCATATACCTACAAACTTAACAACCCCAGAGCCAGAGGTTTTATTTTACCAACTAAAAGAAATGGTAAAAGAAGATGTTCAAGTAGCCATTATAGAAGTGTCGTCACATGGGCTTAAACTAGAAAGAGTATATGGATTAGATTTTGATATGGCTATACATACTAATATTGGATATGATCATGTGAACTTTCATAAAACCAAGACAGACTATATAAAATCAAAAAAAATACTTTTTGATTCCTTAAAGAAAAATGGAATTTCCATAATTAATATAGATGATAAAGATGGTTTAAAGCTTATAGAAGGTAATACAAACACCTTAGTAGTTTCATATGGTTTAAATCCTAAATCTAGTATTACAGCATCAAGCTTAATGTTCCAAGACACCATAAGCTTTAATCTATGTATTCAGAGAGGATTGACTTCTCTAAACAGTTTAGAAGTAGAGCCTATGGAAATTCCAATATCTATGAAATTACTTGGTAGGCACAATGTATATAATTCCTTAGCAGCTATTTGTGGAGCACTATGTATCGGTATAGAGCCTCATGTGATAGCAAAATTATTAAGCAATTTTACTGGAGTAGATAGAAGGCTTAGTTTAATATACAATAAAGACTATTTAATAATTGATGATTTCTGTCATAATCCCCAAGGATATGAGGTCATTTTCGAAACTATCCAATCACTGAATTTTAATAGGTTAATTATAGTCAATTCTATAAGAGGTAATCGTGGAGTACAAATAAATAGAAAGAATGCTAAGGTTTTAGGGTCATGGTGTAACACTATGAATAATATGAGACTAATCTTGACGCTTAGTAAAGACACAACAGGTGTAGCGGATAAGGTAAAAAAATCAGAGGTTTTAGCTTATAGGAGTATATTAGATAATATAGGGGTGGAATATACAATAAATGATAATTTAAAAGATGCACTTATAGAAGCATTAAAAATAGCAGAGAAAAACGACTTAATATTATTGCTTGGAGCTCAAGGTATGGATCAAGGTAAAGAGATAATAAAAAATATACTGGGTATCTAA